CTCGACGCCCGCGACCACGGTCCTGCACGGTGTGCAGCTCTGGTTGGCGCTGCCCGACGCCGCCCGTGACATGGCGCCGTCCTTCGAGCACCACGCGCCCGCTCCGGTCACGGGGGAGGGCTGGTCGGCGTCGGTCTTCCTGGGCTCGCTGCTCGGGTCGTCGTCCCCGGTGAGCTACCCGTTCCCGGTGCTCGGCGCCGAGCTCCGGCTCCAGGCCGGCACCACCCTGCGCATCGACGTCGACGCGTCGTACGAGCACGGGCTGCTGGTGGACCACGGCGTGGTCACCTTCGCCGGGCGGGAGCTGAAGCCGGCCGAGCTGGGCTACCTCGCACCGGGGTGCGCGACGGTGGAGATCACCGCGCACGAGGACGCGCTGCTGGTGCTGCTCGGTGGCCCGCCGTTCGGCGAGCAGCTGGTGATGTGGTGGAACTTCGTGGGGCGCACCCACGACGAGGTCGTCGCCTACCGCGACGAGTGGCAGGCGCAGATCACGCGCGACGGGGCGGTGCTGGCGGACAGCCAGGACGTCGCGCCGGGCCGGTTCGGCACCGTGGCCGGCGACCACACGCCGCCGATCCCGGCGCCTCCGCTGCCGAACCTGCGACTGAAGTCCCGCGGCTGAGCCTGCTCACGCCGCCGCGGGCCCGGCGTACGGAAGGATGTGCGCCATGACGGACCTGGTGCTGCCCGACCTCGTTCTGGGTGACGACGGCGAGCTTCGCTGCGCGTGGGCAGGCTCCGGCGAGATGCGGGCCTACCACGACACCGAGTGGGGACGCTTCCCGGAGACCGGGTCCAGCGCGGACGTGGTGCTCTTCGAACGGCTGACCCTCGAGGCGTTCCAGTCCGGCCTGAGCTGGGCGATCATCCTGCGCAAGCGGGAGGGGTTCCGCCGGGCGTTCGCGGGCTTCGACCCGTACCGGGTCGCGACCTTCGGCGAGCCCGAGCGCGAGGCGCTGCTCGCCGACACCGGCATCGTGCGCAACCGCGCGAAGATCGACGCCACGATCGCCAACGCCCGGGCCCTGCTCGCCTTCCGCGACAGCGAGGGGCCGGGCGAGTTCGCGCGGTTCGTCGCCTCCTTCGCGCCCCCGCCCCGCCCCGCGCCCACCTCGTACGCCGAGGTGCCCGGCCAGACGCCGGAGTCGCTCGCGCTGAGCAAGGCGCTCAAGAAGCGAGGGTTCACCTTCGTCGGCCCGACCACGATGTACGCCCTCATGCAGGCGCTCGGGATGGTCAACGACCACCTGGAGGGCTGTGTGGCGAGGGAGCCCCGGGAGTCAGTCGCGTGATCAACGGACTGCTCTGGCTGCTCGGCTTCCAGCTCGTCGGGGAGGTCGTCGTGCGCAGCCTCCACCTGGCCGTCCCCGGTCCGGTCGTCGGCATGGTGCTGCTCTTCGCCGTGCTGCAGTGGCGGCGCCCTCCTGCCGGCGCCAACCTCTTCCGCGCGGCCGACGGGCTGCTCAAGCACCTCCAGCTCCTCTTCATCCCCGCGGGCGTCGGCGTCATCACGCTGCTGCACGTGGTGGGCGACCACCCGGTGCCGATCGTGGGTGCCCTGGTCGTCTCGTGGATCGCCGTGCTGCTGGTGGTGGGCTGGCTGACCCAGCTGCTGCTCGGTCGTGACGCCGGGGCGGCACGCCGATGAACGACGCGCTCGACTGGCTGCGCACCTCGCCGCTGCTCGGCCTCTTCCTGACCCTGTTCGGCTACCGCCTCGGCCTGGAGTTGCAGCAGCGCGTACCTGTGGCCTGGAAGGCCGTTGCGCAGCCGGTCCTCGTGGCGCTCGTCGTCATCGGGACCTCCCTGTGGGCCCTCGACATCTCCTACGACGACTACCTCGTCGGCGGGAGCATCATCGGCTTCTTCCTCGGCCCGGCGACCGTGGCCCTGGCCGTGCCGCTGCACCGCCAGGCCCACCACCTCGGTCGCATGTTCGTGCCGATGGTCGTCGCGCTGCCGGTCGGTGCCGTCATCGGCATCGCGACCGGCGTCCTCGCGGTGCGGCTGCTCGGTGGGGACCACGTCCTGGAGCTGACGATGGCACCCAAGTCGGCGACCACCCCGGTCAGCCTGGCGATCTCGACGTCGATCGGCGGGCTCCCCGCCCTCACGGCGGTGCTCGCGATCGTCACCGGCATCATCAGTGCGGTTGCCGCTCCGGCGCTCCTCGACCTGGCCCGGATCCGCGACCGGCGCGCGCGTGGCCTGGCGATCGGTGCGAGCAGCCACGGCATCGGCACCTCACGGGCGCTGCGGGAGCACCCGACCGAGGGAGCCTTCTCCGGCCTCGCGATGGGCCTCACGGCACTGCTGGTCAGCCTCCTCACCCCGATCGTCCTGATCCTGCTGTGAATCCCGGCCGGGATTGGTATGACTCCCGAGTCATATGTGTCCGCGCGGGTGGCTAGGGTCGGGCCATGGCTCGCGTGCACGCATTCACCGATGACGTCCTGGCCGACCACGACGCGGTCGGCCTGGTCGACCTGCTCCGCACGAGGGCGGTGAGCCCGCAGGAGCTGAGCGCGGCGGTCGGCGCCCGCATCGGGGCGGTGGACCCCGACCTCGGTGGCCTCGCCCACGCGGCGTACGACGTGCCGGCGCGGGGGAGCGGGGGCTTCTTCGCCGGGCTGCCGATGCTGGCCAAGGACAACGTCGACGTCGCCG
The sequence above is a segment of the Nocardioides jiangxiensis genome. Coding sequences within it:
- a CDS encoding pirin family protein, which codes for MSNTEREPVEIVCGEAGAGPGVTVLVPRDVPLGGPRAMNVRRTLPSRERTLIGAWCFADHYGPDPVAESGGMVVTPHPHTGLATVSWLFTGEVEHRDSIGTVAMVRPGEVNLMTAGHGISHSENSTPATTVLHGVQLWLALPDAARDMAPSFEHHAPAPVTGEGWSASVFLGSLLGSSSPVSYPFPVLGAELRLQAGTTLRIDVDASYEHGLLVDHGVVTFAGRELKPAELGYLAPGCATVEITAHEDALLVLLGGPPFGEQLVMWWNFVGRTHDEVVAYRDEWQAQITRDGAVLADSQDVAPGRFGTVAGDHTPPIPAPPLPNLRLKSRG
- a CDS encoding DNA-3-methyladenine glycosylase I, with amino-acid sequence MTDLVLPDLVLGDDGELRCAWAGSGEMRAYHDTEWGRFPETGSSADVVLFERLTLEAFQSGLSWAIILRKREGFRRAFAGFDPYRVATFGEPEREALLADTGIVRNRAKIDATIANARALLAFRDSEGPGEFARFVASFAPPPRPAPTSYAEVPGQTPESLALSKALKKRGFTFVGPTTMYALMQALGMVNDHLEGCVAREPRESVA
- a CDS encoding CidA/LrgA family protein, with protein sequence MINGLLWLLGFQLVGEVVVRSLHLAVPGPVVGMVLLFAVLQWRRPPAGANLFRAADGLLKHLQLLFIPAGVGVITLLHVVGDHPVPIVGALVVSWIAVLLVVGWLTQLLLGRDAGAARR
- a CDS encoding LrgB family protein, which codes for MNDALDWLRTSPLLGLFLTLFGYRLGLELQQRVPVAWKAVAQPVLVALVVIGTSLWALDISYDDYLVGGSIIGFFLGPATVALAVPLHRQAHHLGRMFVPMVVALPVGAVIGIATGVLAVRLLGGDHVLELTMAPKSATTPVSLAISTSIGGLPALTAVLAIVTGIISAVAAPALLDLARIRDRRARGLAIGASSHGIGTSRALREHPTEGAFSGLAMGLTALLVSLLTPIVLILL